One Dromiciops gliroides isolate mDroGli1 chromosome 3, mDroGli1.pri, whole genome shotgun sequence DNA segment encodes these proteins:
- the LOC122751853 gene encoding zinc finger protein 883-like isoform X1: MAPGTQRPSSQELVTFKDVAVDFTQEEWRLLDHSQRELYKEVMLENVQTLLSVGFPVSREDLPSPFQEGEAPGMVEEKGARSSCPGAETRFEVKEMTTKVDIVVEECFYQRFQSKNGACDFSLRDICGSNTKVDKNTKSIWEFGEIGEAFTQSSVLNNSKRRISWNEGVQDSEDNKWFPQQLKAHEKSLQMQMDQGNHLEMALNLNSDLIRHQKSDTGEMPYVADKHGKAFSQSSKLITLQKIHSRKEAVEYNECKATFSLHSSLPCHAAFDHGMKRYACHHCGKAFASNSDLISHQNIHTGKKFYECNECGKTFTQVWHLVVHQRIHTEEKTYECYQCGKTFTKSSNLAKHKRIHTGEKPYECNQCGQAFTQSSHLLAHQRIHTGEKPYECNQCGKAFTVSSSLAAHQRIHTGEKPYECNQCGKAFTAGSSLAAHQRIHTGEKPYECNQCGKAFAKISGLSNHQKAHIGEKPYECNQCGKAFTMRSTLAKHQRLHTGEKPYECNQCGKAFAQISSLSYHQKAHIGEKPFECNHCGKSFSERSTLAKHKRIHTGEKPFECNHCGKTFTESSHLTTHKRIHTGEKPYECNQCGRAFTVRSSLAAHQRIHTGEKPYECNQCGKTFTFCSNLATHQKIHAGEKPYECDQCGRAFTLSSNLARHQKIHAGEKPYECDQCGKAFTQNSSLHKHKRIHTGENLLNAISVERSSDAAPVLLCTEGNPHCKEILEI; encoded by the exons ATGGCCCCAGGGACCCAGAGACCCTCATCCCAG GAGTTGGTGAccttcaaggatgtggctgtggatttcacccaggaggagtggcGCCTCTTGGACCATTCTCAGAGAGAGctgtacaaggaggtcatgctggagaatgtccagaccCTGCTCTCTGTGG GATTTCCAGTTTCTAGAGAAGATTTGCCTTCCCCTTTCCAGGAAGGGGAAGCACCAGGGATGGTAGAAGAAAAAGGTGCAAGGAGCTCCTGTCCAG GTGCAGAGACCAGGTTTGAAGTGAAGGAGATGACTACAAAGGTGGACATTGTTGTGGAAGAATGTTTCTATCAGAGATTTCAGAGTAAAAATGGTGCCTGTGACTTCAGTTTGAGAGACATCTGTGGCTCTAATACCAAGGTGGATAAAAATACTAAGAGTATCTGGGAGTTTGGTGAAATTGGAGAGGCCTTCACACAGTCTTCAGTCTTAAATAACAGTAAGAGAAGGATTTCATGGAATGAAGGTGTTCAGGACAGTGAAGATAATAAATGGTTTCCTCAACAACTAAAGGCTCATGAGAAGTCTCTACAAATGCAAATGGATCAAGGTAATCATCTGGAAATGGCCTTAAATTTAAATTCTGATCTCATTAGACATCAGAAAAGTGACACTGGAGAAATGCCTTATGTAGCTGACAAACATGGAAAGGCCTTCAGTCAGAGCTCTAAGCTCATTACTCTTCAGAAAATTCACAGTAGAAAGGAAGCCGTTGAATACAATGAATGTAAAGCAACCTTCTCCCTTCACTCATCTCTTCCTTGCCATGCTGCATTTGACCATGGAATGAAAAGATATGCATGTCATCATTGTGGAAAGGCCTTTgcttcaaactcagatcttattAGTCATCAGAACATTCACACTGGAAAAAagttttatgaatgtaatgagtgtggaaagactttcacacagGTATGGCATCTTGTtgtgcatcagagaatccatactgaAGAGAAAACTTATGAATgttatcagtgtggaaagactttcacaaagaGTTCCAATCTTGCTAAGCataagagaatccacactggagagaaaccttatgaatgtaatcagtgtggacaGGCTTTCACACAGAGCTCCCATCTtcttgcacatcagagaatccacactggagagaaaccttatgaatgtaatcagtgtggaaaggctttcacagtgagctccagtcttgctgcacatcagagaatccacactggagagaaaccttatgaatgtaatcagtgtggaaaggctttcacagcaggctccagtcttgctgcacatcagagaatccacactggagagaaaccttatgagtgtaatcagtgtggaaaggcttttgcAAAGATTTCTGGTCTTTCTAACCATCAGAAAGCCCAtattggagagaaaccttatgaatgcaatcaGTGTGGGAAGGCTTTCACAATGAGGTCCACTCTTGCTAAGCATCAGAGactccacactggagagaaaccttatgagtgtaatcagtgtggaaaggcttttgcACAGATTTCCAGTCTTTCTTACCATCAGAAAGCCCAcattggagagaaaccttttgagtGTAATCACTGTGGAAAGTCTTTCTCAGAGAGGTCCACTCTTGCTAAGCataagagaatccacactggagagaaaccttttgaatgtaatcactgtggaaagactttcacagagaGTTCTCATCTTACGACGCataagagaatccacactggagagaaaccttatgagtgtAATCAGTGTGGAAGGGCTTTCACAGTGAGGtccagtcttgctgcacatcagagaatccacactggagagaaaccttatgagtgtaatcagtgtggaaagactttcacatttTGCTCTAATCTTGCTACACATCAGAAAATCCAtgctggagagaaaccttatgaatgtgatcAGTGTGGAAGGGCTTTCACATTGAGCTCTAATCTTGCTAGACATCAGAAAATCCAtgctggagagaaaccttatgaatgtgatcagtgtggaaaggctttcacacagaatTCCAGTCTTCATAAGCataagagaatccacactggagagaaccTTTTGAAtgcaatcagtgtggaaagaagTTCAGATGCAGCTCCAGTCTTGCTGTGCACAGAAGGGAATCCACACTGCAAAGAAATCTTAGAAATATAA
- the LOC122751853 gene encoding zinc finger protein 883-like isoform X2: MGLLMAQELVTFKDVAVDFTQEEWRLLDHSQRELYKEVMLENVQTLLSVGFPVSREDLPSPFQEGEAPGMVEEKGARSSCPGAETRFEVKEMTTKVDIVVEECFYQRFQSKNGACDFSLRDICGSNTKVDKNTKSIWEFGEIGEAFTQSSVLNNSKRRISWNEGVQDSEDNKWFPQQLKAHEKSLQMQMDQGNHLEMALNLNSDLIRHQKSDTGEMPYVADKHGKAFSQSSKLITLQKIHSRKEAVEYNECKATFSLHSSLPCHAAFDHGMKRYACHHCGKAFASNSDLISHQNIHTGKKFYECNECGKTFTQVWHLVVHQRIHTEEKTYECYQCGKTFTKSSNLAKHKRIHTGEKPYECNQCGQAFTQSSHLLAHQRIHTGEKPYECNQCGKAFTVSSSLAAHQRIHTGEKPYECNQCGKAFTAGSSLAAHQRIHTGEKPYECNQCGKAFAKISGLSNHQKAHIGEKPYECNQCGKAFTMRSTLAKHQRLHTGEKPYECNQCGKAFAQISSLSYHQKAHIGEKPFECNHCGKSFSERSTLAKHKRIHTGEKPFECNHCGKTFTESSHLTTHKRIHTGEKPYECNQCGRAFTVRSSLAAHQRIHTGEKPYECNQCGKTFTFCSNLATHQKIHAGEKPYECDQCGRAFTLSSNLARHQKIHAGEKPYECDQCGKAFTQNSSLHKHKRIHTGENLLNAISVERSSDAAPVLLCTEGNPHCKEILEI; this comes from the exons ATGGGACTTTTGATGGCTCAGGAGTTGGTGAccttcaaggatgtggctgtggatttcacccaggaggagtggcGCCTCTTGGACCATTCTCAGAGAGAGctgtacaaggaggtcatgctggagaatgtccagaccCTGCTCTCTGTGG GATTTCCAGTTTCTAGAGAAGATTTGCCTTCCCCTTTCCAGGAAGGGGAAGCACCAGGGATGGTAGAAGAAAAAGGTGCAAGGAGCTCCTGTCCAG GTGCAGAGACCAGGTTTGAAGTGAAGGAGATGACTACAAAGGTGGACATTGTTGTGGAAGAATGTTTCTATCAGAGATTTCAGAGTAAAAATGGTGCCTGTGACTTCAGTTTGAGAGACATCTGTGGCTCTAATACCAAGGTGGATAAAAATACTAAGAGTATCTGGGAGTTTGGTGAAATTGGAGAGGCCTTCACACAGTCTTCAGTCTTAAATAACAGTAAGAGAAGGATTTCATGGAATGAAGGTGTTCAGGACAGTGAAGATAATAAATGGTTTCCTCAACAACTAAAGGCTCATGAGAAGTCTCTACAAATGCAAATGGATCAAGGTAATCATCTGGAAATGGCCTTAAATTTAAATTCTGATCTCATTAGACATCAGAAAAGTGACACTGGAGAAATGCCTTATGTAGCTGACAAACATGGAAAGGCCTTCAGTCAGAGCTCTAAGCTCATTACTCTTCAGAAAATTCACAGTAGAAAGGAAGCCGTTGAATACAATGAATGTAAAGCAACCTTCTCCCTTCACTCATCTCTTCCTTGCCATGCTGCATTTGACCATGGAATGAAAAGATATGCATGTCATCATTGTGGAAAGGCCTTTgcttcaaactcagatcttattAGTCATCAGAACATTCACACTGGAAAAAagttttatgaatgtaatgagtgtggaaagactttcacacagGTATGGCATCTTGTtgtgcatcagagaatccatactgaAGAGAAAACTTATGAATgttatcagtgtggaaagactttcacaaagaGTTCCAATCTTGCTAAGCataagagaatccacactggagagaaaccttatgaatgtaatcagtgtggacaGGCTTTCACACAGAGCTCCCATCTtcttgcacatcagagaatccacactggagagaaaccttatgaatgtaatcagtgtggaaaggctttcacagtgagctccagtcttgctgcacatcagagaatccacactggagagaaaccttatgaatgtaatcagtgtggaaaggctttcacagcaggctccagtcttgctgcacatcagagaatccacactggagagaaaccttatgagtgtaatcagtgtggaaaggcttttgcAAAGATTTCTGGTCTTTCTAACCATCAGAAAGCCCAtattggagagaaaccttatgaatgcaatcaGTGTGGGAAGGCTTTCACAATGAGGTCCACTCTTGCTAAGCATCAGAGactccacactggagagaaaccttatgagtgtaatcagtgtggaaaggcttttgcACAGATTTCCAGTCTTTCTTACCATCAGAAAGCCCAcattggagagaaaccttttgagtGTAATCACTGTGGAAAGTCTTTCTCAGAGAGGTCCACTCTTGCTAAGCataagagaatccacactggagagaaaccttttgaatgtaatcactgtggaaagactttcacagagaGTTCTCATCTTACGACGCataagagaatccacactggagagaaaccttatgagtgtAATCAGTGTGGAAGGGCTTTCACAGTGAGGtccagtcttgctgcacatcagagaatccacactggagagaaaccttatgagtgtaatcagtgtggaaagactttcacatttTGCTCTAATCTTGCTACACATCAGAAAATCCAtgctggagagaaaccttatgaatgtgatcAGTGTGGAAGGGCTTTCACATTGAGCTCTAATCTTGCTAGACATCAGAAAATCCAtgctggagagaaaccttatgaatgtgatcagtgtggaaaggctttcacacagaatTCCAGTCTTCATAAGCataagagaatccacactggagagaaccTTTTGAAtgcaatcagtgtggaaagaagTTCAGATGCAGCTCCAGTCTTGCTGTGCACAGAAGGGAATCCACACTGCAAAGAAATCTTAGAAATATAA
- the LOC122751853 gene encoding zinc finger protein 260-like isoform X3, with translation MLENVQTLLSVGFPVSREDLPSPFQEGEAPGMVEEKGARSSCPGAETRFEVKEMTTKVDIVVEECFYQRFQSKNGACDFSLRDICGSNTKVDKNTKSIWEFGEIGEAFTQSSVLNNSKRRISWNEGVQDSEDNKWFPQQLKAHEKSLQMQMDQGNHLEMALNLNSDLIRHQKSDTGEMPYVADKHGKAFSQSSKLITLQKIHSRKEAVEYNECKATFSLHSSLPCHAAFDHGMKRYACHHCGKAFASNSDLISHQNIHTGKKFYECNECGKTFTQVWHLVVHQRIHTEEKTYECYQCGKTFTKSSNLAKHKRIHTGEKPYECNQCGQAFTQSSHLLAHQRIHTGEKPYECNQCGKAFTVSSSLAAHQRIHTGEKPYECNQCGKAFTAGSSLAAHQRIHTGEKPYECNQCGKAFAKISGLSNHQKAHIGEKPYECNQCGKAFTMRSTLAKHQRLHTGEKPYECNQCGKAFAQISSLSYHQKAHIGEKPFECNHCGKSFSERSTLAKHKRIHTGEKPFECNHCGKTFTESSHLTTHKRIHTGEKPYECNQCGRAFTVRSSLAAHQRIHTGEKPYECNQCGKTFTFCSNLATHQKIHAGEKPYECDQCGRAFTLSSNLARHQKIHAGEKPYECDQCGKAFTQNSSLHKHKRIHTGENLLNAISVERSSDAAPVLLCTEGNPHCKEILEI, from the exons atgctggagaatgtccagaccCTGCTCTCTGTGG GATTTCCAGTTTCTAGAGAAGATTTGCCTTCCCCTTTCCAGGAAGGGGAAGCACCAGGGATGGTAGAAGAAAAAGGTGCAAGGAGCTCCTGTCCAG GTGCAGAGACCAGGTTTGAAGTGAAGGAGATGACTACAAAGGTGGACATTGTTGTGGAAGAATGTTTCTATCAGAGATTTCAGAGTAAAAATGGTGCCTGTGACTTCAGTTTGAGAGACATCTGTGGCTCTAATACCAAGGTGGATAAAAATACTAAGAGTATCTGGGAGTTTGGTGAAATTGGAGAGGCCTTCACACAGTCTTCAGTCTTAAATAACAGTAAGAGAAGGATTTCATGGAATGAAGGTGTTCAGGACAGTGAAGATAATAAATGGTTTCCTCAACAACTAAAGGCTCATGAGAAGTCTCTACAAATGCAAATGGATCAAGGTAATCATCTGGAAATGGCCTTAAATTTAAATTCTGATCTCATTAGACATCAGAAAAGTGACACTGGAGAAATGCCTTATGTAGCTGACAAACATGGAAAGGCCTTCAGTCAGAGCTCTAAGCTCATTACTCTTCAGAAAATTCACAGTAGAAAGGAAGCCGTTGAATACAATGAATGTAAAGCAACCTTCTCCCTTCACTCATCTCTTCCTTGCCATGCTGCATTTGACCATGGAATGAAAAGATATGCATGTCATCATTGTGGAAAGGCCTTTgcttcaaactcagatcttattAGTCATCAGAACATTCACACTGGAAAAAagttttatgaatgtaatgagtgtggaaagactttcacacagGTATGGCATCTTGTtgtgcatcagagaatccatactgaAGAGAAAACTTATGAATgttatcagtgtggaaagactttcacaaagaGTTCCAATCTTGCTAAGCataagagaatccacactggagagaaaccttatgaatgtaatcagtgtggacaGGCTTTCACACAGAGCTCCCATCTtcttgcacatcagagaatccacactggagagaaaccttatgaatgtaatcagtgtggaaaggctttcacagtgagctccagtcttgctgcacatcagagaatccacactggagagaaaccttatgaatgtaatcagtgtggaaaggctttcacagcaggctccagtcttgctgcacatcagagaatccacactggagagaaaccttatgagtgtaatcagtgtggaaaggcttttgcAAAGATTTCTGGTCTTTCTAACCATCAGAAAGCCCAtattggagagaaaccttatgaatgcaatcaGTGTGGGAAGGCTTTCACAATGAGGTCCACTCTTGCTAAGCATCAGAGactccacactggagagaaaccttatgagtgtaatcagtgtggaaaggcttttgcACAGATTTCCAGTCTTTCTTACCATCAGAAAGCCCAcattggagagaaaccttttgagtGTAATCACTGTGGAAAGTCTTTCTCAGAGAGGTCCACTCTTGCTAAGCataagagaatccacactggagagaaaccttttgaatgtaatcactgtggaaagactttcacagagaGTTCTCATCTTACGACGCataagagaatccacactggagagaaaccttatgagtgtAATCAGTGTGGAAGGGCTTTCACAGTGAGGtccagtcttgctgcacatcagagaatccacactggagagaaaccttatgagtgtaatcagtgtggaaagactttcacatttTGCTCTAATCTTGCTACACATCAGAAAATCCAtgctggagagaaaccttatgaatgtgatcAGTGTGGAAGGGCTTTCACATTGAGCTCTAATCTTGCTAGACATCAGAAAATCCAtgctggagagaaaccttatgaatgtgatcagtgtggaaaggctttcacacagaatTCCAGTCTTCATAAGCataagagaatccacactggagagaaccTTTTGAAtgcaatcagtgtggaaagaagTTCAGATGCAGCTCCAGTCTTGCTGTGCACAGAAGGGAATCCACACTGCAAAGAAATCTTAGAAATATAA